In one window of Rhodoglobus vestalii DNA:
- a CDS encoding ABC transporter family substrate-binding protein yields MSATRIMAIIAVATGAAIVLAGCVPQGSRIIDGSELTVAVTQPYTSGNPGTSYGGSETNAAIAYATGTGFTYFNDNSELVRDESFGRYEKVSDDPLTVTYTVADGVRWSDGTAVDAVDLLLEWAATSGALNASGADASTTVDPETGAPLDRADNRVLFDSGAAENTGIELVTELPQVSRDRMSLTLVFDEPFADWESAFFGVGSAAKPAHVVGTMSFASDDALKAKERVYAAITQDDKTSLAAIARTWNTVFNFQSMPANTALVVSNGPYVVSAFIPNQYVTLRANENYDGGRQPTFQEITVRFMSDPLAQAQALLVGAVQIARPKMGTEVRGALETMDATIIDGVTDSFEHLDLQFAESKNGTFDNPLVREAFLKTVPRREIALAALVDSQPLASDRDSFLFAPNDPGYRSVTSVNGSEEFAGVDIAGAQELLVEAGVTAPAVCVLYAAGDPMRVTEFELITASAAAAGFVVSDCSTEDWRETLGEPGLYDAALFSWHAARPGVAVAHGVFTTNGEANLNYFSDSSVDALLKKANDTSIAADARTELLAEADAALWQNHYGLPLFQYPATVAFDQDRVSDISLSSLDPGLWWNVWEWKP; encoded by the coding sequence TTGCTGGTTGCGTGCCTCAGGGCTCGAGGATCATTGATGGGTCGGAGTTGACCGTTGCCGTCACTCAGCCCTACACCTCTGGCAACCCGGGCACATCCTACGGCGGTAGCGAAACCAACGCCGCTATTGCGTACGCCACCGGCACCGGGTTCACCTATTTTAACGACAACTCAGAGCTGGTGAGAGACGAGTCTTTCGGGCGCTACGAGAAAGTGTCAGATGATCCACTCACCGTGACGTACACGGTCGCAGACGGTGTGCGCTGGTCAGACGGCACCGCCGTTGACGCTGTTGACCTTCTCTTAGAGTGGGCCGCGACATCCGGTGCCCTCAACGCCTCGGGGGCCGACGCGTCAACCACCGTTGACCCGGAGACGGGAGCACCACTCGACCGCGCCGACAATCGGGTGCTCTTCGATTCGGGTGCGGCAGAGAACACCGGCATCGAATTAGTGACTGAGTTGCCTCAGGTGAGCCGCGATCGGATGTCGCTGACTCTCGTCTTTGATGAACCATTTGCGGATTGGGAGAGTGCATTTTTCGGTGTCGGATCCGCCGCGAAGCCCGCGCACGTTGTCGGCACGATGTCGTTCGCCAGCGACGACGCCCTCAAGGCAAAAGAGCGCGTGTATGCCGCAATTACCCAGGATGACAAGACTTCTCTCGCGGCGATCGCGCGAACGTGGAACACAGTATTCAATTTTCAGTCAATGCCGGCGAACACAGCTCTGGTTGTCTCGAACGGGCCATACGTCGTGTCTGCGTTTATCCCCAATCAGTATGTGACACTGCGCGCCAACGAAAACTATGACGGCGGCCGTCAACCCACTTTTCAAGAGATCACGGTTCGCTTTATGAGCGACCCCCTCGCGCAAGCTCAAGCTCTTCTTGTTGGTGCCGTGCAGATCGCGCGGCCGAAAATGGGCACAGAGGTTCGAGGGGCGCTCGAAACTATGGACGCGACCATAATTGATGGGGTAACCGACAGCTTCGAACACCTCGACCTGCAATTTGCGGAGTCAAAGAACGGCACATTCGATAACCCTCTCGTGCGTGAGGCATTCCTGAAGACGGTACCGCGCAGAGAAATCGCGTTAGCTGCACTCGTCGACAGTCAGCCGCTCGCTTCGGATCGAGACTCGTTTCTCTTTGCACCCAATGACCCCGGCTACCGCAGTGTGACCTCAGTCAATGGCTCAGAGGAGTTCGCCGGGGTAGACATCGCGGGCGCCCAAGAGCTTCTGGTCGAAGCGGGCGTGACCGCGCCAGCCGTGTGCGTGCTTTATGCGGCTGGTGATCCGATGCGCGTGACCGAGTTCGAACTCATCACAGCGTCTGCTGCAGCTGCCGGTTTTGTTGTGAGTGACTGCTCCACCGAAGATTGGCGAGAAACGCTCGGCGAGCCCGGCCTCTATGACGCCGCACTGTTCAGCTGGCACGCTGCGCGGCCGGGAGTTGCCGTCGCGCATGGAGTGTTCACGACCAACGGTGAGGCCAACCTCAACTATTTCAGCGACTCCAGTGTTGACGCCCTGCTCAAAAAGGCAAATGACACCTCGATTGCGGCCGACGCTCGCACCGAATTGCTGGCAGAGGCGGATGCCGCACTCTGGCAGAACCACTACGGACTGCCACTATTCCAGTATCCAGCAACCGTAGCTTTCGACCAGGATCGAGTCTCAGATATCTCGCTCTCGTCACTAGACCCCGGCCTGTGGTGGAACGTGTGGGAGTGGAAACCGTAA